From the genome of Astatotilapia calliptera chromosome 3, fAstCal1.2, whole genome shotgun sequence:
CCATTTAAACTCAATAAAactaacaagcaaacaaaacaaacaactgttAAGCATAGATTAATTAGAGCAACAAAATCTTCCAATGTCCTTTGTCACAGTGGAGCACCTGGTACGTCTATCCACATCCAAACAGTGCGAGTCATTCAGTATTTAGCAAATAAGTGTCAAACAAGTTTGATGAGCTCACAGGTTTCTTCACTGCTTATTTTAGGTCTTGAAAGACATTAATCACCATGGTAGAGGTGAAAAAGTTGGCATCAcaacttcttcacttctgcaTAACAGCCAGAgcttccttccttcagcccaaggCCAGGATAGAGAGGCTGAGTGAATACTGTGCACACTTTGTGAAGCAGAGTCATGGTGTCAGAGATGCTGTAAAACGACAGAGTACCTGACCTGTAATCCAGGTACACTCCAATCTGAGAGGTACGAGGACCTGACACCGCCTTGGTTACTGAGTTATGTCTGAAAGTATAACCATCTGCAGAGCACTCCAAACACCAGGACTTGTCATTCTTCCCAAATTCTGACTCAGATAATTTCCGGCTGATGTTTTTGTAAGACGCTGCCAATGACCAGGCGCCACCACTCCAACTGACCTCCCAATAGCACCGCCCTGTTAAACCCTCTCTGCACAGCACCTGCTTCACACCTCCAAACCTGTCCAAGTGAGATAAATAATATTTCTCTTTGGAGTCACTCGTCACTCGTTTAGATTCTTGTGAAATGACAAAGCAGTTGTTGACCGAGTTGGGATCCAGTGTTAGAGGACAGTGATCTGATAGACAAGCAAACCAGGAATATCATCAGCCTTCTAGTATTTATTAAGTGATTACTGCTTTGATATACTGATCTGTATTAAGTGTTTTACTTACAGCGCAATAACTCTCCCCTGGTCTTTGGCACAGGTGGCAGCACAACATCTGTAACAGACACTAACAggggaaaaatatatttatatataaaatgtaacagaCAACAGAGGAACTGGTACTCAGCTTATTTAATATATCCTTCAGCCACCTGTGGCAGAGATCTCAGGCCATGTGGTCTCCAGAAGGTTTTTCATGTCATATGTCAGGTCAGACACATAGTCAGTCACCGCTTCCATTGAACGTTTAGGACGAACAACAGCGCCTGTTGGCAGGTCTGGCGATTCACATGAGATTGAGAGAGACTGGAAGATCTAGAGGAAAAATGACAAGTCAGAACAGAAAAAGCATATTAACTGCATGTTACATGGAACATTCTGTCTCAATTCATTATGTTTATATCTTTCCATATACGAGGCACACAACATTCCAAAGTAGTGCAAATCAGGCAGTGGCTTTCACAAAAATTAAAGCTTGGCTGTAATGTTCCCTAGAAGACTTTTCTAATACTTGTGTCTTGCAGCTATAGATGATGATTGTGTCatactgaaatgaaataatagaagctgtgtcccaaaacgttgGCTGCATCCTCTGGAGgctgcatttgaaggccgattacgtcacagccaggcgacgaaggctgtcccaattcgttgactccttcaaatgcggctGACAAATGCGCATGACAAAAGggcatcctcccctccctccttttcctccccatccccaGCTACTTCCCTCTTCCCACTCCaccacactcacccacacaggtagggccttggggtgcgggtgtgtcacaagggtgcaggggagacatttccccccccccccccccccccctctgtcccattctggccacctgtgcctcaattttatctcacaacttagacatccacattacttacactctcataacacacacacacacacacacatatatatatagggccttgagggtgggCACGTTAACGGCGTCCAGTGGACGGTCTGTGTACTCAAACctacctctggcgctggtgcccacctctcaattttaaatccatgtagacattgagggttctcaGGAGGGGCtgtgctaacacctgctgctctctggcagcagcaccatgctctcccttgttttaaatgcactttagaacaacacgcagcaacactacacatgagcgggaggagggaggtatggggtcttcacacaccccagTTCTCTGCTAGCCATcggggcgggggggctgggaggagatgttggctgtccgattggcctccctgctgctgcggagcctggggctgtctgcttgcctccaccccgggggggaaaggtaacatctcttgggtctgggttctgtttccccctctgggggcgagggtacctggacccggggtatagagtatgtttggggagtgtgattgtgtgtacatgtccatttatgtcaatcctTATGTTGGGTGAGtactgagtgtttgtatatgtgtgcatgagggtgggaatgcatgtttgtgtctgtgtctaaatgtcaggtcgggtcttagactccacctctctgggaactcccaggccctccaaggcctatctcccctcaccacactccctgcggtgactgatgccctcaggggtcggtgaataggtggttcttggtgtccggggctgggcgctcaggtatgtaccagctcactcccggtggctacctgGCGGGGCCCAGAGCCTGTTGTTCAgtcaggcctcctccggggTGCGGGGGGCCCTCGCGCCTGCGGTTcagttcactctggcacagctggctgccggcagagccggcgggcatgccggtgcagccccctctagcttctgctcggtggctactgggtgacgccttgtctggggatcctcagtccttcccatgagggtggcacggatgcccctccggtggtcctccttgggctctcgcactctggggcctctggatgtctggggcctggatctcctccatgcctgcttcatgccctgggggacggggctatggctctctacatcctcttgcagaccattacatgtggaaaccatttgaatacaagtgcgctgatccacacaggtatgctttctcgcctgaaaatatgttattttcaggcgagaaagtagctgtgtaaacttcaaatatctgcttggtttatcaagccatcccatatttgcaaaagcgtgccgacgttttcggagacgtctgttacccaccagttCGATAGCAAGCCGTGGGGTTCAATGGTCACTCCAGCAGGCGAGAGCAATGGACTCCCAgcttcatcgttttcagacccccgctcttttgctactcaggttaaacatgatataagtcacttagataacttaaaaatgtaattgtttgccttttatctgtgttttatttgttccggagtaaatcggtttggctgagatcaaagttattagattaaataaaactttattaatccatcgggtgggttcctcacacagctgaataaacgttgaaaagaaaactgattaaacagaagcgTGAGACGGTCGACAATTTACggcagtgtcctgttatattttagatagcaaggagcagacggccaagtttattaaactccaccgagacagcggcgacgctaatcagaaggctagaccgtcccatttcacagcctcgcacttccggcctttgaaggacccggcccacgtagaccgcgaaggccgggtcctccgaaggatgcagccgacaTTTTTGGACACAGCTACAGTGTGTTAGGTGAcaattataaaaagaaagatgggTAGGTTGAGAACACACAACTTTTTacctgaatgaaatgaatatgGTCAACTGTGTGAGAAAGCTGCTCCAGGTCATCATCTCTTCTCCCCAGCGTGGCTATCTCCTCCTTCAGCTGCATCTGCAGATCTTCTGCCTCAGCTATTGCAGTTTTCTGCCGAGTTTCAATCAACTCCTTTATTAAAGCACGTTTGTTTTGGATGGAGGAGATCAGCTCGTCAAAGAGCTCGTCACTGGACTTCACAGCAGTCTGACAACAAATCTgtttatatataatgtataaagaaggttcagtttaaaaacataacataacatatcaG
Proteins encoded in this window:
- the LOC113019196 gene encoding tripartite motif-containing protein 16-like, translating into MCKAVLVYFLCFMVVVGVKWTRASALSGPSLLRSFDTQDISLLTEKTRSVLRVDFIQMAEKWQPQCGVELEPNQFYCSVCLDLLKDPVTIQCGHTYCRSCIEGCWDQEKEKGTYSCPQCREAFSPRPVLGRNNMLAEVVEKLKRTVTQQARPASSLAPAGPTDIACDFCCGTKRNKASMSCLTCLASYCPAHLEPHHSFPVLKLHQLVSATVPLKEKMCTKHNKLMEVYCKTDQRCICYLCTLDDHRRHSTVSAAAERADKQVKLGEIQSAVKRRFQERQEELNELVQAVKDFEICCQTAVKSSDELFDELISSIQNKRALIKELIETRQKTAIAEAEDLQMQLKEEIATLGRRDDDLEQLSHTVDHIHFIQIFQSLSISCESPDLPTGAVVRPKRSMEAVTDYVSDLTYDMKNLLETTWPEISATVSVTDVVLPPVPKTRGELLRYHCPLTLDPNSVNNCFVISQESKRVTSDSKEKYYLSHLDRFGGVKQVLCREGLTGRCYWEVSWSGGAWSLAASYKNISRKLSESEFGKNDKSWCLECSADGYTFRHNSVTKAVSGPRTSQIGVYLDYRSGTLSFYSISDTMTLLHKVCTVFTQPLYPGLGLKEGSSGCYAEVKKL